GCTTCTGCGCGGCGTTGAGCGGAATCGACGGCGACTGCGCGGCGAGGACCTCATTGAGCACGCTGCGCGCCAGCGAAATGCGCGACTCGTATTGACGGCGACGGACCGACGCTTCCTTCGCGACGAGCGACGTCATTTGCCCGCCGCGCTGCGCCGTCGGCACGATGGGCTGGATCAGATGGGTGACGAAATCATTGGCGGAATTGACGCCGTCCTGGCCATCATAGGTGCCTGTGCCGAACAGCGACGAGGCGCGCTGGTCGGCGTTTTCCCGTTGCGAAGCGCTGCAGAGGCCCGCGGCGGCTTCGTCCGCAGAACAGTATCGCGAATAGTGCAGCATATTGATCGCTTCGACGGCCTGCGAGGCTCCATAATAGGAGGGCGTTCCCTTCGCCGCTTCCCCGCGTTGGTCGGCGACGGTCTGGATAGCCGCGGCGACTTTCCACGATTGCCCCGCGCCGACCGTGATCGTCTGGCCATTGTCGAGATGAGCGCAATGCAATGGGCTGACGACATGCTCGTCACGGATCAGGGCGTTTCGCTTGTCGCGTTCGAATCGCGCCATCGCGATATTCGACGCGTCGGCGATCTGTCGTTGGGCGGAGACCTGCGCTTTCGCGTAATTGGCGTTTTGGGTAAATCCCTGACGGAGCAGGGTGGTGACGTCACCATAGGTGCTGGAGCCGAGGAGGCTCGCGAGCGGACCACTCAGGCCGAGCTGGCTCGTGATCGTGTTCAAGAAACTATTGGCTTGGTCCTGAAGCTTTTGCAGCGCCTGCTGAACGGCGATCGACGTCGCGTCGACGACAGCCAATTGCGCATTTGCGGGGGCGGCGCCGAAGACGATGGCGCCGATGACGACGCCCGTCGTCGCGGAAAGAAGATGAGATGTCTTGTTCATAGGATTTGTTCCTCACCAGAGGCCGATCGAGTTGGGAAGCGCGTACCCGGTCGGCGCACGCCCGGAGCCATTGACGTAGAGACTGCCGCTGCCGCCGGCCCCGCCGATGCCGATGTAGCCCATGGGCGGCCCTCCGCCGCCGAAGCTCAGCTTGGGGCAGGAGAGCCCGCCTCCGAGACTTCCGCCGAAGTTGAAGGCGCCGAGATTGAAGCCGCTCAGCGTGATGCCGCATTGCGCGCTGCCGAGCGCCTTTTTCCACGCGTTGGTGACTGCGTTGCAGAGCTGGCCTTCGATGGCGTTGAATAGATTCGTAGGGTCGAGGAGATTGACCACGACGTTGAGGCCGACGCCCTTCAGAATGTTGTCGAGACAGGTGAGCGACTTGACGGTTTGGGGCGGTGCAATGTCCTTGTCGTCGGCCGCGATCCGCGCCGATGCGGCGCTGGCGGCCTGTTGATAGAGCGTGCCGCACGCGCCGGCAGAACCGGACGGCCGCGCGGTTTGCGCCAGAGCGGTGGTGGAAAGGGCAATCGAAACGGTTGCCGAGATGATCGTTCGTCTCATCGGTAGAATTCCCTTTGATTGTATTTGTCTCGATGGCGCTCCATCGCGCAGAGGGCGAGAGAGCGAATGCGAAGTTGGGCGGTGATGCGACGAAGCAGCGCGTTTCTGCTCGCGAATCGCGTCGCTCTACGGATCGCGTCGGAAGCGTCTCCCGCCTCGGGCGCGAAGAGGGCGGCGAGTATCGCTTGCCGGTTCGGCTTGTCGGGTTCCGTCAACCAATCGAGCATGCGCACGAGGCGTTCACTCCCGAGCTGCGCGAGCACGGACTGGAACAAGGTTCGAGCCGGATCTGTTCGAATGCATCGCGCGAAGCGTGGCGGGTCGAACGCCGCGACGTCGTCCAGGGCGACGCCGAGCGCGACGACCGCCGACTCGACGCTCGGATCCAACTCGGCTCGACGAGCCGCCTCGGGCAGCTCGCTAAGCAGATCGAGCTGGCTCGGATCGAGCCAGCTACCAGTTTGCGTGGTGACGAGATCTGGCATTCGGTCTCCTTTTCCGCTTGACGGCAGGATCGAAGCGTTGTGCGCGAATGACGAGCCGATTTATCGATGGGTGATGGAAACCACGCGCTCACGAACGATCGCGCGGAGACCGAGAGAACGGATCGCGTCGCCGAGCACGCTCGGCCATGCTCGTCCGCCGCGCCAATCGACGAGGGCGTTTCGATCGGCCTCGTGGGCGAACCTGACCGTGACCGTGGATGGGACGATTTGGCGTATTGCGAAGGAGAGGGGGATTTGCTTTCCGAAGCCACGGGCTGGGGCTGGGGTCGGCTTCGGCTCCCTGCGGAGCTTCGCCCTTTTCTCGGTCGGTCTGGGGGTGTCGCCGGCCGGCGGCGCCGGTGAGGCCTCGCCTTTTTCGGACGGCAGCATTGCGAAATCGGCGTCGGCCGGCGTCGACATGGTCACAATAAGCAGGATTGGGAGGATAATCGGGGCTCGCATAGGGTACGACTCCTTTGTGAGCCGCGAAGCATGTTATCGGTGTGTGCGAATGACGACGGAAATCGAAATGTAGAATTCAATCGAATCGAATTGGGGTGTTGCCAGGGAAAAACGGCCATCGGCCGAATATGATCAGTCGTGGCGCGCTAGTCTGGACAGCTGGGGAAGGCGAGTATGGCAAAAAGCAAAGGAGTCGCAGGCGGGAATGACGATTCTCTCGGAGATGATCCGTTCCTTGTCGAAATCGGTCGGCGGGTCAAACAGATAAGGACGGACGCTGGGATGACCCAGAAAGACCTCGGAGAGGCGGCAGGCAGTCTCAGTTCTTCCTACATTTATCTCGTCGAACGTGGGCGTCAGAACATGACGTTGACGGTTTTTAGGCGGGTGGCCGAGGCACTCGGTGTGCCGATCGAAGACTTGCTCTCGGACACCGATCGCGACGGTCAGCTGTCGGATAGGTCATTGACGAGGTTTGTGTATCAACTTGAAAAATTGGGGCAGATCCTGAATCTCCGTCGCGAACAGGACGACGCGATATTCAAGGAGTTGGAGAACATGTCCGCGGTGAAAGAGAGGATTACCGAACATCTGAAGGCGCAAAAAAAGGGAGGCGGACCCTCCCGCTGAACGGCGGCGGAAGAGAAATATCATTATCGGGAGTTGACACTCTCGAGAATATGCATAGTCTGCCCCGGATACCGCCGGAGCAGACGCCATGCTCGATTGCGACCGTTCATTCGAAACACACCTTTTCAAAGCCACGCCCAATGAGGCGGGATTGCTTTTGGCGCTGTTGGGCCGAGAATTGGCTGGCGCCGAGGGCCTCATCGAAGGCATGTTGAGCGCAGGACTCGGCGTCGACGCCATCGCAGCCTATTTGGGCTCTGCGCGGACGACCATCCTCGACGAAATCTCCAGCCGCGGGATTCCCATCGGCCTGGATCAACTCGAAAAGCCATTCCGACCACGAAAAAATGCGTGGTCGCTGATGGATCACACGCTGTTCATCGTCGGATGGACTTGTGGCGTCCATGTCCCGGCGCTGGCCGAATTGCTCGGACGATCCGCGGGTTCGCTCTATGGAAAGCGCCGCCGGATCGGCTTGCCGACGCGACGCGCGGCGCCTGCTACGGGAAACCTGAAGCGAACACGACGCCAACAATCCCCCGAAGCATTCGCGACGCCGGCGCCCCGAGAGACATCGGAAATCTTGCAGACGCCGCCGGACGTTTCATCGACGCCTATGGATTGCCTGGTGATGGAAGCGGCGGCGACGCAGGAAATGCCGGCGCCGCAAGAGGAACCGGCGAATCCGTCGCTCACGACGCCTCCGACCGATCGCCCCTCTGAGCCGAAAGAAAAGAGCCGGTTCGTCGCCGCCAAAAAGAAAAAGCAGGCAACGGACCGGAAAGTAACGCCTTCGATCTTGTCGCCGGAGGCGCAACCGGAGTGGTCTGCGGCGATCGACGACTTTATCGCGAACCGACTACCGGCCGGTTTGGACGTGGAGGGCCATCCCGCCCTGAAGAATGTCATCACCACGGCTATCGCGATACTGGGCGGAATGAGCAAGGCCGCGATAATAGAAGCGACGGGGTTCAGCCGTACTTGCATAGGCAGCTACGTCGATCGGACGCATCTCAGCTCGAAGACCGCAATCAACTCCACCTTCGATCGGCAGCGATATGAGGAGGCCTTGAAGGTGTGGATCCCGATTGCGTGCAGCGTGACGGGGTGCCTGATATTCCGTGCGCCCGGAGATCATCGCCCCTCCCGCGCTCATATGAGCAATGAGAGAAGACGAAATGCGGGGATCGGCAAGCGTGCGGCCGACGCGGCGGCCGCCGAGCAAAAGCGGAACGACGATGCGTTGGCGGCCGGCATCGAGATTCGCAGGGGCGTGAGCCTGCGCGCCGTAAAATGCCTGCTGAAACCGTTCGACATGAACATATAGGCGATTTTGCCCCTAGCCGACCGATAGATCGCCGCGCTCTCGCGCGCAGGCTTTTGCGCGAATGGCAAGCGCTTCGCGTGAGCCGTTGTGCGCGGGTGCGCGCGTCAGGCGATTCGCAGAACGAACGAATATCGTTCAATCGCGACGATCACGCGGCGTCGCATCGCGACGCGTCGTCGTGACACTGTGTTTCGCGAAAGAGGGCGTGCGTCGTGCATCGATAATTTGTCGCTTCATATTCGCACACACCCTCTCGATGATCGTCGACGTCGAATCTTTTCGAGAGGGATGGCCTCATGCAAAACGAACACGCCGCAATCAATCGCCGATTGTCCGATCCGGATTTTCAGGCGTCTCTTCTATCCAAAGCCATCGGCCTCGCTATCGGATCGTCGCTGCTGGCGACGGTCTTCGTCGTCCACGACGCCTATCTGTGGACGCATCCGCCGACCCCGAAATATTTTGTGATCGACGGACGGAAGACGCGCGAGGTCACGGCGCTCGACACGCCGATCGTCGACGACGCGCAGCTGCTCGATTGGTCGACGCGCGCCGCGCTCGCGCCCTACAACATCAACTACAATGATTATCCGCAGCAACTTTCCGCTGCGAGCCGAAAATTCTCCAAGCGCGGCTGGAACAGTTTCGCCACCAGCGTGATGGACACCAAGAATTTCGACACGATGAAACGGTCGATGCTGCTCTGCTACGCGCAGGCGCAGCGCGCCGCCGTCATCAGCGAAGTCGCCACGATCGCGGGAGCGCTCGCTTACCGCATCCAGGTTCCAATCGTTCAGACCTGCCAGAACAGTCAGCAGAACATCACGCAGAATCTCGTGATCAAAGCGCTCGTCACGAGAACGAACGACGAGGATCGACCGGACGGGTTGGAGATCGACGAGCTCGTGGCGGTTCGCCAATAGCAACGAGGACGAAAAGATGCTGAACAAACGCATATTATTCGGCGCGGCAGTCGTGCTGTTGGCGCCTGTTTCGCCAGGTCTCGCGCAGCAATCGGCGAGCATTCCTGGAGCTGCGGACGGCGGCGGCGCGCAGGCGTCGGGATCGGCCGATCGAGCCGCGAACTTCATTCCTCTGACGCCCGGAATGATCCGGGATCTGGGCAAGCGCTTCGGAGACAACAAGCGCGCGCAGGAGCAGGCGACGACGGAGTTCGCGGCGCCGGCGAGCCGGCGCGTCAATGTCTCGTTCACGCCGGGGCAGGCGGTCAACATCATTCAGACCGTCAAGGGCTATCCGACCGCGCTCTCCTTCTTCGACCGCACCGGCGAGCCGTGGCCGATCCAATGGGACACGAACAGCAATCCGGCGGCCGTCACGGAAGGGGGCAACTGTAACACCGGGCCGAACGCCAGCGGCCCGGCGGTCGCCGCCACGGGGTTTTATGTCTGCACGCCCGCGAAGGGATCGAATGTCCTGGAGATCACGCCGATGTCGCTGCAGCCGCGCGGCGGCCTCGTGGTGACGCTGCAGGGCGCTCCGAAGCCGATCAGCTTCTTGCTGATCGGCGGGGGCGCCCGCTACGACGCCGATATCTCGATCCAGGTGGCGGAACGAGGGCCAAATGCGAAGGCGGGGACCGTTCGCGCGAACGCGCCGGATACGGCGGCCCCGTTCCTCACCGCTATGCTCGACGGCGTTCCGCCGGCCGAGGCGACGCCAATGTCGGTCAGAGGCGTCTCTCCAGACGAGCTGCGCGCCTGGCGGCTCGGCGATCGCGTCTATCTGCGCACGCGTCTCACCTTGATCTCCCCGGAATGGACGGCGTCCGAGGCCGCCGAAGGGGGCCTCACTGTCTACCAGCTTCCCGCTACGCCGGTCGTGCTGCTCTCCCATCAGGGACGCACCGTCTCGGCCTCTTTGACGGAGGATTGAGTGTCCAATCTCTTTTCGAAAATCCCGCTGCTGTCGCAGCTCCGTGAGTTCAATCGAGGCGGCCGGGGCGGCCCGGCTCGGATTGTCACCATCGCGGTGGTCGGCGTGTCGATGACCGCGCTGCTCGTCGGCGTTTCGTCGATCACGCATCCGACGCCGCCGGAATCGTCGGTCGCCAAAATGCCGGAGGTCGACCCGCTGCCGGGCGGAATGCACAGCAATCCGGCGCAGGATGCGCTGCTGAAGCGACATGCGCAGAGCCAAGCGGACAAAGCGCTCGCGTCTGGGGCGTCCTATACGCCGCCCCTGCCTGCCGCGGCGCCCCTGCGGCTCGTCGATCGGCGCGAGCCCGAGGAGGTCGCCGAGTCCGAGCCTCCACCCGAGCCGGCAGTGGTCCCGATGCCAGAGCCGGCGCCGATCTACGTCCCGCCCGAAAGACCTCGAGAGGAAGCGCGCGTCGAACAAATCGCCGCCAGCGAGCCCCCGAGCACGAACGCGAGCGCTGGAGCGAACGACGAGCAATTCCGGCAGGCGGTGGGCGATCTGTTCAAGCAGTGGGAAGGACGGCCGCCGCGCACGGATCTGGTGCTGGCGCCGGCCACGGAAGTCCGAGACGATCTCGCGCCGGGGCAGGGCAACCGCATCGAACAACGCGCCGCGAGCACGCGCTCGGCGCCGCCGGCGCAACAACAGCAACGCGCGGCGGAAAACGTCTTGGTCCCGGCAGGGCGCGGCGTCTACGCCCATACGGTGCTCTCGGTCAATTCCGACACGGGGGGACCGATCGTCCTGCAGGCGGACACGGGACCGCTGGCGGGCGACCGAATGATCGGGACCTTCTCCAAGAACCAGGCGGTCGGCGCGTTGTTCGGCGACACCGAGCGACTCATTGTGCGGATCAATTCGGTCGAGCACCACGGGCAGACGATAAACGTGCAAGGCCTGGTGATCGCGCCGGACAGCATGGAGACCGCCGTCGCGACCAGCGTCGATCAGCACTACATCGAGCGCTTCGCTTTGCCGACGGCGGCCGCTTTCGTCGCCGGTCTCGGCCAGGCGATCGCGCTGTCGAACTCGACGATCGGCTACACGCCGTTCGGCGGCATGATCCAGAGCTACGGCAAGCTGGATTTCCGACAGCAGGCGGGCATCGCCGGCGGCGCGGCGGCTGCACAAATCGGCCAGACGCTGCACCAGCAAACGCCGAAGGGCGCGACCGTCTTCCTCGCCGCCAATGCGGGCGTCGGCGTCATTTTCTTGTCCAATGTCGCCGCGGCGCCGGAGATGGCGAGCGTCGATCCCGCGAGTCTCAACACGAAGTAGGAGAACACCAATGAGCGATGTCGCCGCCAATCTACATTTCGTCGAAAGCGACGAAGCCCGAGGGCTCGCGCTGGGCCTACCGGAGTCCGACGCCGAGACGGCGCCAACCAAGCCCTCGTCCCAGGAGGACAAGGGTTCTGACAAGCAAACGCTGGCCGCGTCGATCGCGACCGGCTTCGCGCGCATCCGCACGGAATTCCTCGGTCGCCAAGGGAAGCCCGACGACACGGAGGCAAAGGAGACATTGTCCGACACGGACGCCGATCC
This genomic stretch from Methylosinus sp. PW1 harbors:
- a CDS encoding DotI/IcmL/TraM family protein, which codes for MQNEHAAINRRLSDPDFQASLLSKAIGLAIGSSLLATVFVVHDAYLWTHPPTPKYFVIDGRKTREVTALDTPIVDDAQLLDWSTRAALAPYNINYNDYPQQLSAASRKFSKRGWNSFATSVMDTKNFDTMKRSMLLCYAQAQRAAVISEVATIAGALAYRIQVPIVQTCQNSQQNITQNLVIKALVTRTNDEDRPDGLEIDELVAVRQ
- a CDS encoding DotH/IcmK family type IV secretion protein, which codes for MLNKRILFGAAVVLLAPVSPGLAQQSASIPGAADGGGAQASGSADRAANFIPLTPGMIRDLGKRFGDNKRAQEQATTEFAAPASRRVNVSFTPGQAVNIIQTVKGYPTALSFFDRTGEPWPIQWDTNSNPAAVTEGGNCNTGPNASGPAVAATGFYVCTPAKGSNVLEITPMSLQPRGGLVVTLQGAPKPISFLLIGGGARYDADISIQVAERGPNAKAGTVRANAPDTAAPFLTAMLDGVPPAEATPMSVRGVSPDELRAWRLGDRVYLRTRLTLISPEWTASEAAEGGLTVYQLPATPVVLLSHQGRTVSASLTED
- a CDS encoding helix-turn-helix domain-containing protein: MAKSKGVAGGNDDSLGDDPFLVEIGRRVKQIRTDAGMTQKDLGEAAGSLSSSYIYLVERGRQNMTLTVFRRVAEALGVPIEDLLSDTDRDGQLSDRSLTRFVYQLEKLGQILNLRREQDDAIFKELENMSAVKERITEHLKAQKKGGGPSR
- a CDS encoding DotG/IcmE/VirB10 family protein, whose protein sequence is MSNLFSKIPLLSQLREFNRGGRGGPARIVTIAVVGVSMTALLVGVSSITHPTPPESSVAKMPEVDPLPGGMHSNPAQDALLKRHAQSQADKALASGASYTPPLPAAAPLRLVDRREPEEVAESEPPPEPAVVPMPEPAPIYVPPERPREEARVEQIAASEPPSTNASAGANDEQFRQAVGDLFKQWEGRPPRTDLVLAPATEVRDDLAPGQGNRIEQRAASTRSAPPAQQQQRAAENVLVPAGRGVYAHTVLSVNSDTGGPIVLQADTGPLAGDRMIGTFSKNQAVGALFGDTERLIVRINSVEHHGQTINVQGLVIAPDSMETAVATSVDQHYIERFALPTAAAFVAGLGQAIALSNSTIGYTPFGGMIQSYGKLDFRQQAGIAGGAAAAQIGQTLHQQTPKGATVFLAANAGVGVIFLSNVAAAPEMASVDPASLNTK